The Pirellulales bacterium genome has a segment encoding these proteins:
- a CDS encoding sigma-54 dependent transcriptional regulator, translating into MKLRILIADDEEAARRGMAKALERTGHEILFAADGRAAIDVLKDAAPDLVFLDLNMPQANGLDVLRTIGPTTGEIIVVTANDTVQVAVECIRLGAADYITKPYEVEQLRAIVRRLERRRELEQRIDSLESQLATKTACGALVGVSRPMQQLFAQIERAARAPLDVLIRGETGTGKELIARELHRLSPRAAGPFVAINTAAVTESLAESELFGHVRGAFTGAATDRQGVFQQAHGGTLFLDEIGDMPPAIQVKLLRTLQERVVQPVGSTGQISIDVRVVCATHHDLATAVQSGGFRQDLYYRVKGIELTVPPLRQRREDIPLLADYFLGRLANKTGGAQGTLAAAAVDRLLSYQWPGNVRELEHVIMAAASMAAGPEVAATELALPSHDHETHDWADMGALVDLPLTEAKTRLVDSFERKMITAALEKHNGNVSAAARQLGIYRQNLQQKMAQLGIASGAD; encoded by the coding sequence ATGAAACTGCGGATTCTCATCGCCGACGACGAAGAAGCGGCACGCCGCGGCATGGCCAAGGCGCTCGAACGGACAGGACATGAGATCTTGTTCGCCGCGGACGGACGCGCCGCCATCGACGTGCTCAAAGACGCGGCGCCCGACCTGGTCTTTCTCGATCTGAACATGCCACAGGCGAATGGGCTCGACGTCTTGCGCACGATTGGTCCTACGACTGGTGAAATCATCGTCGTCACAGCCAACGATACGGTGCAAGTGGCGGTCGAGTGCATCCGGCTCGGCGCCGCGGACTATATCACCAAGCCGTACGAAGTGGAGCAGTTGCGGGCGATCGTGCGGCGATTAGAGCGGCGCCGTGAGCTGGAGCAGCGGATCGACTCGTTGGAATCACAACTCGCTACGAAGACGGCTTGCGGCGCTTTGGTGGGCGTCAGTCGACCGATGCAACAGCTATTCGCGCAGATCGAACGCGCGGCCCGCGCTCCGTTGGACGTGCTGATCCGCGGAGAAACAGGAACGGGCAAGGAATTGATTGCCCGCGAGTTGCACCGCCTTAGCCCGCGCGCGGCAGGACCGTTTGTTGCCATCAACACTGCCGCGGTTACTGAATCACTGGCCGAAAGCGAGTTGTTCGGCCACGTGCGCGGCGCGTTTACCGGGGCCGCCACTGATCGGCAAGGCGTATTTCAGCAGGCGCACGGGGGCACGCTATTTCTTGATGAAATCGGCGACATGCCGCCAGCCATCCAGGTCAAGCTACTGCGGACCTTGCAAGAGCGGGTGGTTCAACCTGTCGGCTCGACCGGACAGATTTCCATTGATGTGCGCGTCGTCTGCGCGACGCATCACGACCTGGCAACGGCCGTGCAAAGTGGCGGCTTTCGACAGGATTTGTATTATCGCGTGAAAGGAATCGAGCTAACGGTGCCGCCCTTGCGGCAGCGGCGCGAGGATATTCCGCTGCTGGCCGACTATTTTCTGGGTCGCCTGGCGAACAAGACTGGCGGGGCGCAGGGGACGCTTGCCGCCGCGGCGGTCGATCGCCTGCTCTCGTATCAATGGCCCGGCAATGTCCGCGAGCTGGAACACGTCATCATGGCGGCCGCCAGCATGGCCGCTGGACCAGAGGTTGCCGCGACAGAGCTGGCACTGCCCAGCCATGACCACGAGACGCACGATTGGGCCGACATGGGCGCGCTCGTGGATCTGCCGCTGACCGAGGCCAAGACGCGCTTGGTGGACTCGTTCGAGCGAAAAATGATCACCGCGGCGCTCGAGAAGCACAATGGAAACGTGAGCGCGGCGGCCCGGCAACTAGGAATCTATCGCCAGAATTTGCAGCAAAAGATGGCACAACTTGGTATCGCAAGCGGTGCCGATTAA
- a CDS encoding ATP-binding protein, whose protein sequence is IVLLTCGTWLFHFGTFFHAYFESLETPWSGELHWWAMSVMALGLIIMPSAMLHLLLRLARTGVVAHPPFAPVFGLAYAPLMLVPIVIARFAADPEGRFLDICRPWVWPYVGWTAAVNVTAAVVCFRLKLDGQAPFYRVLGVTLLGMTLLVGIAAPLALVWPDGLPALQTVAVLAPLLPVVLFTYFVVRFNFLQLFVERTLLYAAVAIVLLLVYQLALHDVHMRIEDRYGINVEILQGALVFLLILLLPPLRLRILESLRYLVAGKRIVALRDQIRRIAVHITEHAGEPPAELFASFAVDLRQALRLAYVSGWLVGDRGELIPVGDDILAIEPSQLKLLYGELAAQPHILFTRRDGPSGEAHSAMHAANASAAMAFAANRVHGLIMLGRRERNRDFGEEEASILMVLAEQLAVAMDNSQLQAQRLAAERRAFQNERLTTLGLLAGAVAHEIKNPLSSIKTIATVLGEDLGPDSPHADDLRLIVNETHRLAVTTSQLLGFARPPVDAGAAGSVVATLNVTLAVLRHLARQEDIELIAHIPAELPAVRIVGPALQEIFLNLLNNGIEAAGRGGQVSVICHHENGHVITEVRDTGPGIAPDIQDQLFQPFITTKESGTGLGLYIVSCRVREAGGEISCQSRANQGTTFVIRLPVAHV, encoded by the coding sequence ATCGTGCTGCTGACCTGCGGCACATGGCTGTTTCACTTCGGCACGTTTTTTCATGCTTATTTCGAATCGCTGGAGACGCCCTGGTCTGGCGAACTTCACTGGTGGGCCATGAGCGTGATGGCGCTGGGCCTGATCATCATGCCTAGCGCCATGTTGCACCTGCTCCTAAGGCTCGCGCGCACGGGCGTGGTGGCGCATCCGCCGTTTGCCCCTGTATTCGGACTCGCCTACGCGCCCCTGATGTTGGTTCCGATCGTGATCGCCCGCTTCGCGGCCGATCCTGAGGGAAGATTTCTCGATATTTGTCGTCCGTGGGTGTGGCCTTACGTGGGCTGGACCGCGGCGGTGAACGTCACCGCGGCGGTCGTTTGCTTTCGGTTGAAGCTCGACGGGCAGGCGCCGTTTTACCGCGTGCTTGGCGTGACCCTGCTCGGCATGACGCTGCTTGTCGGCATCGCGGCGCCGCTGGCGCTGGTATGGCCTGACGGACTGCCGGCGTTACAAACCGTGGCGGTTTTGGCGCCGCTGCTGCCCGTGGTGCTGTTCACTTATTTCGTCGTGCGCTTCAACTTCTTGCAATTGTTTGTCGAGCGGACGCTGTTGTACGCGGCCGTCGCCATCGTCTTGCTGCTGGTCTATCAGTTGGCGCTACACGACGTGCATATGCGGATCGAAGATCGCTATGGGATTAACGTCGAGATTCTGCAGGGTGCCCTGGTATTCCTTCTGATACTGTTGCTGCCGCCATTGCGCCTTCGCATATTGGAATCGCTGCGGTATCTCGTGGCGGGGAAGAGGATCGTCGCGTTGCGCGATCAGATTCGCCGCATCGCGGTACATATCACGGAGCACGCGGGCGAGCCGCCCGCCGAACTATTTGCCAGCTTCGCCGTCGATTTGCGCCAGGCGCTACGGCTGGCCTATGTCTCGGGCTGGTTGGTTGGTGATCGTGGCGAGCTTATCCCGGTTGGCGACGATATTCTGGCGATCGAACCGAGCCAGTTGAAACTTTTGTATGGCGAACTGGCGGCGCAGCCCCATATTCTCTTTACGCGGCGGGATGGCCCCAGCGGCGAGGCGCATAGTGCCATGCATGCGGCTAATGCCTCGGCCGCGATGGCGTTTGCCGCGAATCGCGTACACGGGCTGATCATGCTCGGCCGCCGCGAGCGCAATCGGGATTTTGGCGAGGAGGAAGCCAGCATTTTGATGGTCTTGGCAGAGCAATTGGCGGTTGCCATGGACAACAGTCAATTGCAGGCGCAACGACTGGCCGCCGAGCGCCGCGCGTTTCAGAACGAGCGGTTGACAACGCTGGGATTGCTGGCCGGTGCTGTGGCGCACGAGATCAAAAACCCGCTCTCTTCGATCAAAACCATTGCCACCGTCCTGGGCGAAGACCTGGGGCCAGATAGCCCGCATGCGGACGATCTGCGCTTGATCGTCAACGAAACGCATCGCCTGGCGGTGACCACATCGCAACTTCTAGGCTTTGCCCGTCCCCCGGTAGACGCCGGCGCCGCGGGATCGGTTGTGGCGACTCTCAACGTTACATTGGCCGTCTTGCGGCACCTGGCGCGGCAAGAGGATATCGAACTGATCGCGCATATACCGGCCGAGTTGCCGGCGGTACGCATTGTCGGACCGGCGTTGCAAGAGATATTCTTGAACCTGCTCAACAACGGTATCGAGGCCGCCGGCCGAGGCGGCCAAGTGTCGGTGATCTGTCATCACGAGAATGGTCATGTAATCACCGAGGTTCGTGACACCGGGCCAGGCATCGCCCCGGATATCCAGGACCAACTGTTTCAACCTTTTATCACTACCAAGGAGTCCGGGACCGGTTTGGGGCTGTATATCGTTAGTTGTCGCGTGCGAGAAGCCGGCGGAGAGATCAGTTGTCAGAGCCGGGCCAACCAGGGAACAACTTTCGTGATTCGACTGCCGGTCGCCCACGTATGA